A region of Sneathiella limimaris DNA encodes the following proteins:
- a CDS encoding patatin-like phospholipase family protein, with amino-acid sequence MAAPRIGIALGSGVARGWAHIGVLRRLEKEGIKPDLICGTSIGAVVGGLYLAGELEQLEEWARSLGRISLFRFLDLRLRGGSLISGRKLFRLIDDAIGDTQIEDLPIPFAAITTELGTGHEIWVRKGHLGSAINASYALPGLFAPEQIDGRWLIDGALTNPVPVSVCRALGARLVIAVNLNADVFGMTNVGENESSLGADESDEGFLSAVSPINIMKHRFFDKEGTEPSMFGVMMSALNIVQDRLSRSRLAGDPPDVTIAPRLAHRGLLEFDKADEMIREGEHAVERSLPFLHHALKVLS; translated from the coding sequence ATGGCGGCACCAAGAATTGGTATAGCACTCGGAAGTGGCGTCGCAAGAGGCTGGGCCCATATTGGAGTGCTTCGCCGCCTAGAAAAAGAAGGAATCAAACCTGACCTCATTTGCGGAACCTCAATCGGTGCGGTGGTAGGTGGACTGTATTTAGCAGGTGAACTTGAACAGTTGGAAGAATGGGCCAGAAGCCTGGGACGAATCAGCCTGTTCCGTTTTCTGGATCTTCGTTTACGAGGTGGCAGTCTGATTTCGGGGCGTAAACTTTTTCGACTTATTGACGATGCTATTGGTGATACACAAATCGAAGATCTCCCGATCCCCTTTGCCGCCATTACAACCGAACTTGGGACAGGTCACGAGATCTGGGTTCGAAAAGGGCACTTGGGAAGCGCCATCAACGCCTCTTATGCATTACCAGGACTGTTTGCGCCTGAACAGATAGATGGCCGCTGGCTAATTGACGGCGCTCTTACCAACCCGGTCCCAGTTTCAGTCTGCCGTGCTTTAGGAGCGAGACTGGTAATTGCTGTGAATTTGAACGCAGATGTCTTTGGAATGACAAATGTAGGTGAAAATGAAAGCTCTCTTGGTGCAGATGAATCTGACGAAGGGTTCCTCTCAGCAGTGTCACCGATAAACATCATGAAACATCGTTTCTTCGATAAAGAAGGAACCGAGCCAAGCATGTTTGGTGTGATGATGTCCGCGCTCAACATCGTTCAGGACCGCTTAAGTCGCTCTCGATTGGCTGGCGATCCCCCTGACGTTACAATCGCGCCAAGACTTGCCCATCGGGGTCTTTTGGAATTTGACAAAGCCGACGAGATGATCAGAGAAGGTGAACACGCTGTGGAAAGATCCCTTCCCTTTCTCCACCACGCACTGAAAGTGCTGTCCTAA
- a CDS encoding CBS domain-containing protein, translating to MNVASILKGKGGNIITAKADDEISAVAALLKEHGIGAVLVVGEGQALEGVISERDIVRGLAESGSGCLGKKASELMTSNVITCSPADTVDEVMSLMTTRRIRHLPVMDEGVLSGFISIGDVVKSRIDEIETEAAAMRDYIATG from the coding sequence ATGAACGTTGCGAGTATCTTGAAGGGAAAAGGTGGAAACATTATTACAGCTAAGGCGGATGATGAGATCTCTGCAGTTGCGGCCTTGCTGAAAGAGCATGGTATCGGTGCGGTCTTAGTCGTCGGTGAGGGGCAAGCACTTGAAGGTGTCATTTCTGAACGAGATATTGTTCGTGGATTGGCTGAAAGTGGGTCTGGGTGTTTGGGTAAAAAGGCATCAGAATTGATGACATCAAACGTTATCACCTGTTCCCCTGCAGATACAGTCGATGAAGTCATGTCCCTTATGACAACACGTCGAATCCGACATTTGCCTGTTATGGATGAAGGTGTGCTAAGTGGGTTCATCTCAATCGGTGATGTTGTGAAAAGTCGCATCGATGAAATTGAAACCGAAGCAGCTGCTATGCGGGACTATATCGCGACAGGCTAA
- the rsmI gene encoding 16S rRNA (cytidine(1402)-2'-O)-methyltransferase, producing the protein MEDMNIADEPTLFLIPTPIGNLEDLSYRTVRILQGVDALACEDTRHTRKIFERYELNSPKIIFSCHAHNEERAVGRILSLLRDGYSVGLTSDAGAPGISDPGQRAATACIENGFRVEALPGPSAVITALMVSGLPIPAFSFLGFLPRRPGRQRKAFAAYAETPGAIAFFESPFRVCKILKIAQEVLGNRKVAVCVELTKKFEKIHRGTIEDVIQDLEGQKIKGEVTIVVGPPEDRADEEDAED; encoded by the coding sequence ATGGAAGATATGAATATTGCAGACGAGCCTACGCTCTTTTTAATCCCCACGCCCATTGGAAATCTGGAAGATCTGTCCTATCGAACCGTTAGGATACTGCAAGGGGTTGACGCTCTTGCCTGTGAAGATACCCGACATACCCGGAAGATTTTTGAACGGTATGAGTTGAATAGCCCGAAGATTATCTTTTCGTGTCATGCGCATAATGAAGAGCGAGCGGTTGGTCGCATCCTCTCGCTTTTACGGGATGGATACTCTGTTGGGCTCACTTCAGATGCAGGAGCGCCAGGAATTAGTGATCCGGGACAGCGGGCGGCGACCGCGTGTATTGAGAATGGGTTTCGAGTTGAAGCTTTGCCGGGACCGAGTGCTGTGATCACGGCTTTGATGGTTTCTGGGTTACCGATCCCAGCGTTCAGTTTTCTAGGGTTTCTTCCAAGGCGTCCAGGTCGTCAGCGCAAAGCCTTTGCTGCATATGCTGAAACGCCCGGGGCCATTGCTTTCTTTGAATCTCCTTTTCGGGTTTGTAAAATCTTGAAGATCGCGCAAGAAGTGCTAGGCAATCGGAAAGTAGCCGTCTGTGTAGAATTGACTAAGAAGTTTGAAAAAATACACAGGGGGACAATTGAAGACGTCATTCAGGATTTAGAAGGCCAGAAGATAAAGGGAGAAGTTACCATCGTCGTTGGTCCACCTGAAGATCGCGCTGATGAGGAAGATGCAGAAGACTAG